One stretch of Nicotiana tabacum cultivar K326 chromosome 18, ASM71507v2, whole genome shotgun sequence DNA includes these proteins:
- the LOC107782203 gene encoding putative EG45-like domain containing protein 1 translates to MAIPKTICLIIGVVSTLFSIALAIPGTASFYYNLSHAPTACYGNTSQGTLLAASDSLLMNDFSCGTLLRVTCTGPVPQPCTGKSVVVKIVSDCPGCGVTMDLSKEAFSIIATPVTVENIIKIDYVKVS, encoded by the exons ATGGCAATTCCTAAAACTATTTGTCTCATTATTGGTGTTGTGTCAACTTTGTTCTCAATAGCTTTAGCTATACCAGGGACTGCCTCATtttattacaacttatcacaTGCTC CTACGGCATGTTATGGAAACACATCCCAAGGTACCCTCTTAGCAGCGAGTGATAGTCTCTTGATGAATGATTTTTCTTGTGGAACCTTATTAAGGGTCACATGCACTGGTCCAGTGCCACAGCCTTGCACTGGCAAGAGTGTTGTAGTAAAAATTGTAAGTGATTGCCCTGGATGTGGTGTAACCATGGATCTCTCTAAAGAAGCCTTTTCAATCATTGCTACTCCTGTCACGGTCGAAAATATTATTAAGATCGACTACGTCAA GGTGTCATGA